The Hippopotamus amphibius kiboko isolate mHipAmp2 chromosome 13, mHipAmp2.hap2, whole genome shotgun sequence sequence GCCACTCTGGTCGGGTCACGGCGGGGGGCTCATCCTCGCTCCTAAGAAGGCCCTGGCCCAAAGAGGATGAGCAGCGGGGCGGGACGGGCCCCTCTGCTCTGAATCTCAGTCTCCTGATCTGTAGAAAGGGCAGCTCCAGCACCTTCCCTCCCTCGGGCTAATGCACGGCAGGGCCTGACAAAGGGCGCCGGTGTGGGCCGAGCCCTCCTGACGGGGCGCCCGCCGCGGCTGGATCCCGGAACCCAGAGCGTGGCGGCCAGCGAGAGCCCCCAGGACCTCTGGTCTGCACGTCCATCCCCGTAACTTCGTCCCCGGTTGCAGGAGGGTTTTGAGATGCTTTCCAGTTTTACGTGAGGTCATTAAATCCAACGAGAAACATGAAAGCGGCACAGACTACGTCTCTTGATCCACCGGGAACGTCAGTAAACATGCAAGTGAGGGCTGAGCGGCGGGGGGTGTGACGTAACCCGTCGCAAGGCTTTTGACAAACACAGAGACGACCTTGGTGACGTGAGGTGGTCGTCACAGGTCCAGAGGGGCTAGAGAAgacccagctcccctccccaacaCAGGTGTCCCCAGGGGtctgtgtcctgctctggccGGGATCACAGAGCCACCTGTCCTCGGGGAAACTGGCCAGCACCGCTTGACTCTTGGAGGGGATTAACAGACGGCGGCGTGGACGCCTGCGGCTTTGCCAGCCCGCCTGTGGCAGTGGCCTGGGCACCCACCTCGCTgtgcctgcccaccccccaggccccGTCTGTCGCTGGCCCTGCTGCCTGAACCAGCTATGCCGGGACTCTAGCCCTTCCAGGTGGCTGCAGGGGGACTTTTCCCTGCCACTCCTGGAGACGGCGGGCTGGGCTCGGCTCTAAAACCTGTGCGGGACCAGCCTCAGCAGGCCCAGAAACAGCATGGACGCCCTGGTCTGGCGCTCGGGGCCGCAGCTCTGATGCCTCCCCCAGCACGGAATCCCAGGAGGCTTACCTCTCACCTCCTCTGGGTTTCTTCCCAACGCCCCTCCCTTTTCTACCTAAAAGGGCGCCCAGCCCATCCCTGTCATGCATGGCTGGCCTCAGGGCCCACTGCAGGGCCTGGTCAGCGTGGAGCCCCCCCCTTCAACGCCCTGCAGGCGAGCATGAGCACACAGGTGGCAGGTGGCTCTTTCCCATCTGACCCTTCTCACCATCCGCACAAAGCTCAAGGCCTGCGGACTCAAGTGGGGGAGCTCTGGGCCCCaggcctctcccagccccagcgACCCCTCTCACCGGTGAGGAGCCTGCGCCTGCCCGCACCCTTTTAATGAACCATCCCGTCTGAAACAAACCCACGCAGGCGGCCACGGTGTAGATGGTGCCGACGCCCTGCCTCAGAGCTGCCCCCTGAGCTGGGGTGGCAAGGCGGCATCTGCTGCGGGGCCAGTGGGCCTGGACCGGGACCCTAGCCGGTCCCCAGGATGGAAggctggagggggaggcagggcccCTTCCAAGGGCCAGTCCGCTGACCGCCAGCCTCACCTCCTGGAGATCCCCCGGAGGTCCGGTCGCAGCCGCCACTGTGCTCGGGTGGAAGGGTGCCCACCCTTCTCTCCGGCCAGGAGCCCTGGACCACGGCCTCTGGGTCCCCGCCGCCCTGCGGGTCGCACAGGGAGGAGCCGCGGGGAGATCCGAGAGGGCAAgagacctgcccaaggtcacacagcgggtCACAGGCAGGGCGGGGTGGGCGGCGACGCCGAACCAGGGCTCCGGGCCGGACGGTGTGGGGAGTGGGACCTCGCACAGCCGGGCCGCCGGCGGGGCCGAGCGCTTCACGCCAGCCAGGCCGCCCGCCCCCGCGGCGAGCGCGCCCTCCCGCCGCCTCAGGTCGCCGTCGCCGCCCGCCTTCGCGGTCCGGGAGAGCGATTCGAGCGCAGCTCCCGCcggcgcgcgggcgggcgggcgggcgggcgggtggGCCTCcggccccgggggcggggcccgcgCGGCGCACGCGCCTTTGGCCCACCCGCCGCGGAGACTCGCTCGGGTCGGCGCAGGTCCTGCCCCctcggccccagccccgccccgccgggcACGCCCCTCCGTCACTAAGCCCCGCCCCATGCCGGCAGAGCCCCGCCCCCACGACTCAGGCCCCGCCCCTCATGCGCGCGGAGCGGCGCGGCTGAGGGACGGCGGGTGCCGGCCGGCTGAAGGGCGgcgcggcggcgcggggcggggcccgtgTCGTGGGGGCGGGGCGCCGGCCGCGGTCCTGGTGCCCCTGAGCCGCGATGTCCTGTGAGCGAGGAGCGCGGCCTGAGGGCCGGCGCCTCCCTCGCTCCGCCCGCCCGGCCGCGCTCAGGTGCCAGGCCGTCGTGGCCCGCCAGGCGCCGGTCCGTGCGCGCGCGCGCCCGGGGCCGTGCGTGCGCGCGCCGGCGCGGGGCCGCGCGTGAACTTGGGCCGGTCGGGGCCCGCTCCTGTCAGCTCGCCGAGCCCGGCCCGCGCGACCCGATGCTTTTCCACCCGCGTCGGTGCCGAGCGTTTTCGCCGCTGCACCCGGAGAGCGCGGCGGGCGGGTCGCTGAGGGCGCGGGGACCCGGGGGCTCGCGACCTGGGCTTGGGACTCCGGCCGCGCGCACCAGCCCTGGACCAGCCCGGGCCCCGGGCCCCCCcagcccgggccccctgcaccccAAGACCCCGCCCACCTCGGGGCCCCCTGCGCGCCCCGAGAGCTCCGCGCACCCTGGGATCCCCGCCCGCCCCCGAGTATCCGCGCACCCCGGGACCCCCGCGCGCCCCGAGGGTCCCCGGCTTTGGGACTCCTGCGCCCCGGAACCCCTGCTCCCCAAGAGCCCCGCGCCCTGGGAGCCCCGCGCGCCCCGAGAGCCTGCGCACGCGGGGCCCCGTGCTCCCCACGCGCCCTTTGGCTGTAAGGGGCCCCGCCTGGGGCGCGCTGCCACTCGCTGAACCGACTTTGGGTGTCGCCTTTGCGAGCTGTCGTCGTTCCGGTGCCGAGACGCGCGGCCTGAGCGGTTCCCAGGGCTCATGTGCCTGTCCTCGTGCAGcgagagagaagcaggaagctGGACCTGATACACTGGGCGTTAAGGGAGCCCAAAGCTGGACCCGCCCGACGGGGGAGCCAGACCCTCCCCGGCGACCCGTGGAAGGTGATTGGAAGTGGATTCCGAAGCGGCTTTCTCTGCTGGACGAGGGTTCTGAGTCTCTAAGTCTTTTCCTGTGAGTGGAGAGGTGCGTTAGGGGCATAGAGTGTGTTTTTCCTTATTCGACTTTATTTCCTCGTTCCTCTAAGTACAGTCACAGATCTGAAGTGTATTAGTCTGTGTTAAATCGACTAGAGTTATTTGCATTGCCTCATGGGCTACCTGTACTTGAGTCTAAGCTTCCACAACTTTacagtacttttcttttttaactcaaTTACTCACTACTTAGTTGAGTTTATGATGATCTCTCAGCATTGAGAGCTTTTCAAGATGGGTTAGTGTGACTTCAAGAATGGCTTCAGTTTcacaatatttaagaaatttaacTTGAGGGCTTACAGATTATGCTTCTTCATGTCACTGTCTCCTGAGTGTCCTCATCAGAGCAGGTGCGGACAGGGAAGCGCAGCCTCTGGCTCTGGTAGTAGAAAGCAGGGGAGCAGTTTGATTTTGAAGTTCTGGAATATACCCCCCAGTTGAAATTGAAATAGCAATTGTTTAGGAACAGtggcttttctttaaaataaactggTCTCCTCCCGTGTGGCAGTGTCCAGAGAACCTAGACCTTGGCCCTGGAGCTCTGTTCCCCTGCCGTGCTCTGTGATACCCCTTTAAGGATCCCGGGCTGGTGGCACGTGTGCTGTGGACGGGAGCCCTTTGGGAGGATCCCTGCATTTTCTTGACTTATGTCGGatttggggagcacagagaggaGAGCCGTTCTTGTAGCTCCCGGGAACGTGTCACGGAGAGGCTCCCCACGATGGGGTCTGTTTTCCCTTTTTAGGTGGGCGCGTCAGGACCTTTCCTGGTCGTGGACACCTTTGCACATGTGCAGCTCTCTGCGCAGGGAGTGGGCATGTAGGAGTCCTGTTTGTTTGCTGGTAGATAAAAGAACCAGGGCAACAGTCAGGTGTTTTACAGGTGCAGTGCAAACATTCAaaatcaattttttgttttttagagtaaattaaaatttttgtataaaCCCTTTTGGCTTTTTCTGCTCtaatatttttcaaaggaaaatggaCTTTCACAATCTTTTAGGCATTTATTGTAAGTGGCTGTAATTTGACACGTGTGCCTGGGACCCAGCATTGTCATGCGCGTTCCTTAATTTCACTCCTTGCAGCCTCCTGATGCGGCGGGTCCttgcccagagaggtgaagtcacggGCCTGGGAGAGCACGGCCCCCAGAGAGCCAGCCAGGGCCTCATCCTGGGTCTTCCTCCGGCCAATCAGAGCCCACCCTACCAACTTTCTCAAAACAAACTTCCTGGGTGTGGTTTTTCTCAGCATGGTGAGCTGGGCTCACACCATCAGGGAGGCGACCATCATCTCCTTTTTATTGACAAGCTGTGAGTTTCTTCTCCTTGTTGGCTTGCAAAGGTCACAGTTCAAACATGGTTTCCAGGCACCTTTAAACTAAAACTGGTGTTATCTAAATCCTCCAGTTGTGCGTTTTAATATTAGCAAGATGTTGGTTAGTTAGGACAGGTGATttttgtcttctagttttctttcGAAGTCTTTTCGAAAAGATTTCGGTGGCTGTGTGCACAGTTTATCGGTGGCACCAACACAAGGTCTTCTTTGCCTCAGGCTTTCCCGGGGGTCACGAGCAAAAGTGGCACTGAACGTGCCCTTTTAGGGAAGGCGCTGAACCCCTGACGTAGAGTCGTACCCCAGGCCGCACCAGCTGAGAATCGTCGGGCGATTTCAGCGGCTGCAGTAACTTCTTCCGTGTGGCTTGTGTGGAGCATGGGGACACGGCCATTCCCTTCCTTCTCAGCCTCCGTGGGATGCAGACGTGGGGACTGTGACTGTCCCAGCAGCGAGAGCGGGTGCTTGGCTGCAGTCCTTTGCTAAGTGTCACTGCTTTGGTTATTGTGGCTGCACAAGTTCACTCCAAAACTGGTGGCTTCAAACGGCGGTGCTCATTTCTTACTGCTCAGGGTCTCAGGTCTCAGGGCCCAGAGTTTGGAACAGCTCGGCTGCGCCCTTGTGCAGCTTGGCCGGCTGGGGCCAGGCCGGGGCTGAGCGTCCCTTCCGGGACATCCCggctctggggctgggaagaCGTGGACAGTGGGGCTGCTGGCCTCTCTGTTGTTGCGGTCGCCCCATGCGTGGCGTCTCCGGGGCGTGTCCCTAAAGGGAGCAGGCCTCTGTGGCACCTGGaagtcacctcacctctgtccAGTCGAGGGGCACCTCAGCACCACTTTTTCTTGGGAGGCGCAGAGACCAGCACAGAAACGGTGCCAGTTGGTAACTCATGTTCAGCCGGTTCCAAGTTTCCTTTGAGTGCTGTTGGAGAGAAAACGAAGTTAAAACTCTGAGAAGCCGGAGGCGGTGCTGCTGTGCTTGCCGTGAGCTTGGGACCCTGCACGATGTGCCGGGAGGCTGCTGGGTCTGCGGCACCAGGACGTAAACCCTGGAACCGATGCTTTGGGTCTAAAGCTGCCCGGCTCTGGCCTCCCTGGGCTTTGGCACAGCTGACTAAGCAGATCCTGGAAACGTTTCTCCCCATTTTGTGCTTCAGGAGCCGGCAGGGGAGCTGGAGCAGCCCATCCAGAGCCTAGGCTCAGGCCCGGGGTCCAGGCTGGAGGGAGGCTGCGCGTCCAGGGCCCCGTCCACCCCACCCCGGCTGCTGCGTCTGCGGCCTGCTGTCCACTCGGATCCGCCTGTTTGGCATGTCCTCGCTGACCTCCCCCAGCACCGGGCGGCCCCTCCTGGAGTGATTGAGGAGCGCAGTGGCGGGTGCAGGGGACACCTCCGGCCTGAAGCAGAGACCAGCCGGGCAGAGCCGGCCGAGGGAGCCGAGGCGGTGCAGCAGGCACAGGGCACGGCAGCCCTGGGGGAGAGCCCTGTGCCGGGTCAGAGCCTCAGGGTGTTCAGAGGTGCGGCGGGGCCCTCGGCTTAAATGGGAGCAGAAAGAAACGTGTCGTTGGGAGGCGCGGAAGGTGAGGTCGTCGGCCAGTTGTGGAAATAGATCCGCGGCAACAaaaaggaggcagagatgggCGGTCGGGGAGGGCCAGCCCAGGGGCGCCACCCAGACCACCGGCCGTTCCAGAACAAAccaggggagagaggcaggggaagggCTCGGCAGGGGGTCCGGCAGACCCCTGAGGCCCAGTGGTTCGGTTTCCCAGTGAAGAAgaccctgctgcaggccctgTGCACGTTTCCCGGCCCTGGGAGAGAGACGATTCGCAGAGCCCGGCAGGCATccagggaggagagcaggggcacGGGCATCACACGCCCGCCGGGCACCTGCTCAGGAAGTCACAGGAGGAGGGTgaggcccagggcccagctggaTGGCACACCTTGGGCCTGAGCGGAGGCTGGGGGTCCCGGAGCAGAAGGGCTAACGGCCGTTCTGATGTCTTTGAGCAAATAAAGCTTGTCTCCTGAGTTGATAATTCTTTGGGGGAGTTTGGGGGGAGAGTTTATACTGGGCTGAAGCTTTGCACAGGAGAAAAGGGAGGCAATTAACTGGGAAACAGGCTCCCCGTGTGGCTCCGCTGGGGACACCATTTACAGTGACGGAATGATGTCCATGATGACGTAACGGATGCGTTGGCAGAGCTGTGCTGAGAGgcttggaggtgggggagggggcagcgggTGTGGGGATGTGTAGGCGAGACCACGCCGTGATGCTCCCCAAGTCAGAAGCAACCGCGAGCAGCTGTGCGTGTGTGCCGTTCCGCGTGGACTCAGTAGGTGTGCGTGCAGAGCAGGGGTGTGGCGCCCTGGCAGAGGTGCTGGTGGTGCCCATCCTCTGCGTTACAGAAACGCAGCCGTGTTGGTGTTTAAAACGATGCGTTGCCGTCATAGGATAGGCGAGGCTTGTCGTAGGCTGAATCGTGTTGAAACCCTAAACCCCAGTGCCCTGGAAATAGAACTGGTGCGCGCGTAATGAGTTAAGCTGGCCTCACATTGGAGGAGGGTGACCCCTAACCCAAAACGCTTGGCGTCCTTGTAAAAGGGGGGCTTTGGACACAGACGCGGGGCGAGTGAGGCTGCCACAGGTCAGGGAGCCGCCAGGAGGCGGGACAGACTTGCCTGGCGCCTTCACGGGAGCACGGCCTCCAGAGACAGCGAGGGTCTGTCGTTTAAGCCCCAGCGGATGGCACTTTGTTACGGCGGCCCATAGACACTCGAATATggctttatttatctttaaaaaaatatttatttctttatttggctgcattgggtctttgttgctgcccgcgggctttctctcgttgtggcgagcgggggctactctttgttgcagtgcgcaggcttagtgcggtggcttctcttgtggagcatgtgttctaggtgcatgggcttcagtagttgtggctcacgggctctagagcacaagctcagtagttgcggcgcacaggcttcgttgctccgcggcatgtgggatcttcccaaaccagggcttgaatccgtgtcccctgcattggtaggtggattcttaaccactctgccaccagggaagtcccttgtataTGGCTTTACAAATGCCTTCTGACTCTACGTTAATAAACTGAAACACAGAGCCCACTTTTGTGTCCTTGTAGAGGGTGCAGTCCAGAGAATGAGAGGGGCCAGCGTGGCCGGCTGAGAGGTCCTCAGGTCCCAGGTCGCGGCCTGTGCACGGGGCAGTCTGTGGAGCCCCTACTGTGTGCATGACACCTCTGGGCCTGGAGGGCGCCTGTGTGGGGACAGGATGGGCCGGAAGGGCCGCGTGAGGATTTCGACCTCTGCCCTGTGCAGGGTGTTTCTGGGGGTTGGAGCCCTGTGGCTAACTCCTGTTGAGGCTGGCGGAGGGGTGCCGAGTGGATGGAAAGGGACAGATTAGCTGCTGCGGCCGCCTAGGCTCGCGGGGCTGGGCGAGGAGACGAGCTCCGGGAGGTGGGCAGCTGGGTCACTGGTTTGCTTGAGAAGAAGGACCAGTGCCTTTGAGGGGAGGATGGTGAGTATGAATTTCTTACTGTAGGAAAAGTGGAGATACGTTTGTGATCCTGCTTCCTCTGCGGCGGTCTGCCTGACGTGGGAGGAGGGTGTGCCCGGTCGGGATGCTCTGGTGCGCAGGTTCTCAGAGCTTCCTGAGCAGGAGCTGTGGATGGAGTCAGAGATCACCTGTACTGCCAGGGGCGCCGAGGAGCCCCGGCCACACGACTCCCGTCATCCTTGCAGCGGCTTGTGGGATGGAGCCCCCGTTTCCCAGCCCACTGCGAGGTTTCTCACGTCTGGTGTCTGTGTTCACCTGGGCACCCAGGGTCCTGGCTTTGTCCTGGCACCTCCTGCTCAGATTTCAGCGTTGGCTTCATTGCCCTCCCGGGTACAGGCTGCCCTGCCACGGATGGGGTCCTGCTTGCGTCCTGCTTTGCACCTGCCATCAGCTGGCATTGTTCCCAACGAGGGCTAGCGTCCCTCAGGGCCAGGACACTGTCCTGAGCTGCTCCAGCCCGGGCTTGGCATGCTGGCCGTTGAGCAGGGACGTGCCGGGCATCACGCATTGTGACCAGGACGTTGTATCCTGATCGTTCGATTTCTCACAAGGGGACCTGGCTCGGCCTTGAGGTTCACACAGTGTGTCCCCTGAAAAGGTTTGctcaagtcctaacccccagaacctgtgaacgcaaccttatttggaagtagggtcttttttttttttttaagatttatttatttatttctgtgttgcctgcattggttgggtcttcattgctgcacgcgggctttctctagttgatgcgagcgggggctactcttcattgctgtacgagggcttctcagtgcagtggcttctcttgttgcagagcatgggctctaggcgtgcaagcttcagtagttgcagcacacaggttcagtagttgtggctcacaggttctagagcacaggctcagtagttgtggtgcatgggcttagttgctccacggcatgtgggattttcctggactgaacccgtgtcccctgcattggcaggtggattcttaaccactgggccaccggggaagtccgtggaagcagggtctttgcagatgtaactaagATGTAAATTAAGAtgcagtcatactggattagggtggatGTCAGCCGAGTCACTGGTGTCCTGGTAGGAAGAGATAAAGAGATACGGGCACAGGGAGAGGCCGCGTGAGTATGGAGGCGGAGGTGGGCGTGTGCTGACACGTCCAGGGGACGCCAAGGCTGGGAGGGATGCAGGGAGCGGATCCCCCAGGAGGAGCAAGCCTGCCGACGCCTCGACTTCTGGCTTGGGACCTCAGAACCAGGAGGAAGTAGATTTCTGTTGTCCTaaccaccccccgccacccctgCCTTGTGGTACTTCGTGGGGGCGGCCCCGGGGAGCTGGAGTTTGAATCTGCATGTTAGTAATACTAATGGCACACGTTCCTTCCCCAAGAGGAAAGTGAAAACGTTACCCAGGACAGTCCGTCTCTTCTGCCCCGCTCAGCCCCTCCCGCAGCCCCCGGGCGGGCAGCTGGGTTGTGTCCACCGGGCATCTCTCGCTTTGCCCTCTGAGCCCTGTGCgccccagcccagcagcccccGGAGCCGGAGCCAAGTTTATGCGGACACGGTTTCGTGGCCGTTCCATGCGCGTgtgcggtgggggcgggggactgTTCCCTGTGGGGCTGGCCGTGCCCCGTGCGGGCCGCGTGCCTCGTGGCGTCCACGGCTGACGTGGTGCTGCGTGAGGGTCGGACCGGGACCGAGGGGCTGGCTCTGACTGCTGTGCCCACCCAGATGTCGGGCGTTGTCCCCTGGGGCCCTTTCTCTGACCCAGGACCTTGTGTCCTGGCGGGGTCGTTGGCGGGGCGAGGCCCCCTCGCATCCGTCTTTCACGGCCCTGACGCTGCGGAGCGCTGCCCGGCAGTCCACCTCATTTGGGTGTGGTTTTTCCTCACTACATCGAGCTCCTGCGTAGCTGGGCAGGAGCCCCGTGTCGCGGGCTGCTGCTGTGCCCTGGGCTGGCCGAGCCCGCCTTGGCCTCTCTGCTGTGCGGCCCGCGATGCAGCGTCTCGCGGGGGGCCCTTTGGGGCCAGGTGGCACCCTGCTTCTCCTCACGCGCCCACCCGCCGGTTTTACctccattgatgattcttgcctgaaacATATGGGTTGTTTGGCAGGCAGTGATTTGAACACAGTTCCATCCTTCCATCTACGCGTCTTAGTTGGCATTCTACCAAAAAGAAGAGCTGCGTCCTCcgtttccttgcttttcagtcATTGGTATCAGCGTGGATTTGTGGATCTTATCTTTTCCGTGGAGTACGGTCCACTTGCCGCGTTCTCTTTGTGGCCGCCTTGGGGGCCTGTCACCACTCTCTGTGCCTGTCCCGATTTCCAGCACCTGGAGATACCCCAGCCTCCTCTGGTCCTTGCCCTGCCCCAGCCCGGACGTCAGCCATCTCTCCAAGGACGGTGGGGCCTGTTTTTACAGTACgagttgttttattattttttcagatttgctGTGGCTGCTGTTACCTTTCTGCGATTGGGTGTGCCGTGTGCCACCAGGAGGGTTTGACAGGAGGGTCTGAGAGACCCCGGAGCAGCTGGCtcagtgggcagagggcagaggaggaggccGCCCCCTTGCCGTCTGCCAGAGGGCAGTGCCGTGGCCATCAGGGGCCGGTGGGTCGCAGCAAAGTAGGCTGACCTGTCATGTCGGGCCGAAGGGGCCCTCAGGAAGCTCTTCTCCTGCGGGGGTGGGGATCTGAGTGGGCCCCGGGTGGATTTGTGGGGAGCGGCAGGGAGAGCGATCCTGTGGCTTGGCTGGTCCTGCCTTTGGACTGGGGGCCGGTGGTGCGCGTGCCATGTGGCCGGCTCAGATCTGGCTCCTGGGTTCGAAACGCACTGAAGTAGGACCACTCCTGGTGCAGAGCTGCCCCCTGGGGAAGCGCTGGCCCTGCCCCTCCTGTCCAGCCTCAGGGTCCCTGGCTGTGTTGGAAGGGATGGGTGTCTCTGCTCAGGGTGCGGTGCGGGGAGCCCCGGGTGCTGTCGGTGCCGAGCATGCCAGGTGCTGAACGCCCTGTGGATCGAGGGGCGCACACGGGGACCCTGTGCACAGTGGGCGCCTCTCCTGGCCTGGAGCCAGCCCTGGGCGGGGTCGGTGCCTGTGGTCGGGGAGAGTCTGCGACCTCTGGGTCCGCATGTTCCCGCTGGAGGAGGGCCCCGCCCTGCCCTGTGTCTGCAGACGTGTGCTCAGGGCGGGCTGGCAGTggtgcccccaccctgccccccaggtTTGCTGCGGCGCCGCCCTTTGCCCATTCGCGAGGATGCTGGCCTTGGGCCTGCGGTTTCAGAGTCACGTTGAGGAAGCCTGTTGAGACCCGCTGAGAGTGTGCAGGCACGTGTTTTTAGGAACGGAGGGCGGGTCCTGCTGTGCTGGTGTCTCCGGCACCTGTGGAAATCTTCATGCAGTTTCTTCCTGCATCTGTCGGCGTGTTTTGCGAACAGGTTTTGTGAAGGTGAGTACTCCTTGTGTTCCTGGTGGGGCCACTTGGGGTGCTTCCCGCGGGGAGGGGGGATGCGGCTCGTCCTCCCTGGGCTCTGGGGCCCTGATGCTGCCCAGAGGGCGGCGGATGGATGGCACACGGGTCCTGGGCGCCTGCCGGTGTGGCCTCCGCCTTGGATGGCCAGCCGGGCCCGAGGCTGGCGGCAGTTAGGAACCCGGACTCTGAAGATTCT is a genomic window containing:
- the LOC130834524 gene encoding transcription initiation factor TFIID subunit 4-like — its product is MGRGLVTEGRARRGGAGAEGAGPAPTRASLRGGWAKGACAARAPPPGPEAHPPARPPARAPAGAALESLSRTAKAGGDGDLRRREGALAAGAGGLAGVKRSAPPAARLCEVPLPTPSGPEPWFGVAAHPALPVTRCVTLGRSLALSDLPAAPPCATRRAAGTQRPWSRAPGRREGWAPFHPSTVAAATGPPGDLQELKSRDHWAIPAGVHGLHAAASGQSPAPSPSSGCPGDLQARPRASVRLSFGNVGQPTGGAGQGWGGSRAWLFTWRSERLSGSRG